A single Caldanaerobius fijiensis DSM 17918 DNA region contains:
- the prfB gene encoding peptide chain release factor 2 (programmed frameshift): MLDELKTKIQSLKEEIDEMGVSLDYAGSREELKKMEESMADPDFWSDIEKASKVNQKIKVLKDKLDQYDSIRSRYDDLTVLLELAYEEGDESLEPEIQSEYQKLQKDVADMKIKLMLNGRYDANNAIMSFHAGAGGTEAQDWAQMLIRMYTRWAERRGFEVDILDYLEGDEAGVKNATLMVKGDYAYGYLKAEKGVHRLVRISPFDAAGRRHTSFALVEVLPEITEDIDVEINPADLKIDTYRSSGAGGQHVNKTESAVRITHIPTGIVVQCQNERSQLQNRETAMKMLKARLLELKEREREEEISGIKGEHVDMGWGNQIRSYVFHPYSMVKDHRTGYEVGNVQAVMDGEIDDFINEYLKKMARENSKISAIE, translated from the exons GTGCTTGACGAACTAAAAACAAAAATTCAGAGTTTAAAAGAGGAAATCGATGAAATGGGGGTTTCTCTT GACTACGCGGGTTCTAGAGAGGAACTAAAAAAAATGGAAGAGAGCATGGCAGATCCCGATTTTTGGTCTGATATAGAAAAAGCGAGCAAAGTAAATCAAAAGATAAAGGTATTAAAAGATAAGTTAGATCAGTATGACAGCATAAGATCGCGTTATGATGATCTGACAGTGCTTCTGGAACTGGCTTATGAGGAAGGAGATGAATCCTTAGAGCCGGAGATACAGAGTGAATATCAAAAGCTTCAAAAAGATGTAGCGGATATGAAGATAAAATTGATGTTAAACGGTCGATATGACGCTAACAATGCTATTATGTCTTTTCATGCCGGGGCCGGCGGTACCGAAGCACAGGACTGGGCGCAAATGCTCATAAGAATGTATACCCGATGGGCTGAGCGCAGGGGCTTTGAAGTGGATATACTGGACTACCTAGAAGGCGATGAAGCAGGGGTCAAAAATGCTACACTTATGGTAAAAGGCGATTACGCTTATGGTTATCTAAAGGCAGAGAAAGGTGTGCATAGGCTGGTGAGAATATCTCCTTTTGATGCCGCAGGAAGAAGGCATACCTCCTTTGCCCTGGTTGAGGTGCTGCCAGAAATAACCGAGGATATTGATGTGGAGATAAATCCTGCTGATTTGAAGATTGATACCTATCGTTCCAGTGGTGCTGGTGGACAGCATGTCAATAAAACAGAGTCGGCCGTAAGGATTACCCATATTCCAACGGGCATAGTGGTTCAATGTCAGAACGAGCGTTCACAGCTTCAGAACAGGGAAACGGCTATGAAGATGTTAAAAGCCCGGCTTTTAGAGCTCAAGGAACGGGAGAGGGAAGAGGAGATCAGCGGAATAAAAGGTGAGCACGTGGATATGGGTTGGGGTAACCAGATAAGGTCGTATGTATTTCATCCATATTCTATGGTCAAGGATCACAGGACAGGTTATGAGGTAGGAAATGTCCAGGCAGTAATGGACGGTGAAATTGACGATTTTATAAACGAGTATTTAAAGAAGATGGCAAGAGAAAACAGTAAAATATCAGCGATTGAGTAG